A genomic segment from Pistricoccus aurantiacus encodes:
- a CDS encoding Na+/H+ antiporter NhaC family protein yields the protein MANTKAASERTARREGDHSLDFRLGAWGAAVPLTFFVIWAITTSVLGLSSEIGLVMGALFGLILGLFFCSSAWSDYANGLFEGLTQPVGVVAIVAWFFAGMFAQVLQVGGLVEGLVWLGGTSSVTGGVFVAMTFILAAVFSTAVGTGYGTTVAFCTLMYPAGVAVGGDPTWLFAAILSGAIFGDNLAPVSDTTIVSATTQEADVPGVVRSRFKYSISAAIPAAILFAIFGGGGDTSFADPAAMDAMMESTDPMGLVMLAPFALVLVLALSGQHLLTSLTWGILTAIPILVIAGTGVFSQIIAFDADSDTVITGALMQGVQGYVTMAILILLIVAAAYLMKLGGTMEMITQKLMGWIKDSVRKAELSIWGIVALLNSAITINTAAEIAAAPFVKELGERYRIHRYRRANMLDAVTSALGYIFPWGAPVLLGWSTIQLMQNTYEWLPSVAPTAVFPFVLQGWFLVLIMLFAAITGWGLRYEGPNGEELKEKPAELTHSTADSR from the coding sequence ATGGCAAACACCAAGGCAGCATCCGAGCGGACGGCTCGGCGGGAAGGCGATCATTCCTTGGATTTTCGACTTGGCGCCTGGGGGGCGGCGGTGCCGCTGACCTTCTTCGTGATCTGGGCGATCACTACCAGCGTGCTGGGTCTGTCTTCGGAAATCGGCCTGGTCATGGGGGCGCTGTTCGGGCTGATCCTGGGGCTGTTCTTCTGTTCAAGCGCCTGGTCGGATTATGCCAACGGACTTTTCGAGGGCTTGACTCAGCCTGTGGGGGTAGTGGCCATCGTCGCCTGGTTCTTCGCCGGCATGTTTGCTCAGGTGCTCCAGGTGGGCGGGCTGGTGGAAGGTCTGGTGTGGCTCGGCGGCACTTCCAGCGTGACCGGCGGGGTCTTCGTCGCCATGACCTTCATTCTGGCGGCGGTATTCTCCACCGCGGTGGGCACCGGCTATGGCACCACCGTGGCGTTCTGCACCCTGATGTACCCCGCCGGGGTCGCCGTGGGCGGCGACCCGACCTGGCTCTTCGCGGCGATTCTTTCCGGGGCGATCTTCGGCGACAACCTGGCGCCGGTCTCGGATACCACCATCGTCTCCGCTACCACCCAGGAAGCGGACGTGCCCGGGGTGGTGCGCAGCCGTTTCAAGTATTCCATCAGCGCGGCGATTCCCGCGGCCATCCTGTTCGCGATCTTCGGCGGGGGTGGTGACACCAGCTTCGCGGATCCGGCGGCGATGGATGCCATGATGGAATCCACCGATCCCATGGGGCTGGTGATGCTGGCTCCTTTCGCCCTGGTACTGGTGCTGGCGCTGTCCGGCCAGCACCTGCTGACTTCCCTGACCTGGGGCATCCTGACGGCGATTCCGATTCTGGTGATCGCCGGCACCGGTGTCTTCTCCCAGATCATCGCCTTCGACGCGGATTCCGACACGGTGATCACCGGCGCCCTGATGCAGGGGGTTCAAGGCTACGTCACCATGGCGATCCTGATCCTGCTCATCGTCGCCGCCGCCTATCTGATGAAACTGGGAGGCACCATGGAGATGATCACCCAGAAGCTGATGGGCTGGATCAAGGATTCCGTGCGCAAGGCGGAGCTTTCCATCTGGGGCATCGTCGCCCTGCTCAACAGCGCCATCACCATCAATACCGCCGCGGAAATCGCCGCCGCGCCCTTCGTCAAGGAACTCGGCGAGCGCTATCGCATCCACCGCTACCGAAGGGCCAACATGCTCGACGCGGTCACTTCCGCATTGGGCTATATCTTTCCCTGGGGGGCGCCGGTACTGCTGGGCTGGTCGACCATCCAACTGATGCAGAACACCTACGAGTGGCTGCCGAGCGTCGCCCCTACCGCGGTCTTTCCCTTCGTCCTCCAGGGCTGGTTCCTGGTGCTGATCATGCTGTTCGCGGCGATCACCGGCTGGGGGCTCAGATATGAAGGCCCCAACGGGGAAGAACTGAAGGAAAAGCCCGCCGAGCTTACTCATTCAACCGCCGATTCGAGGTAA